GCGATGTCACCAAGGCCGGCGGCCTGATGATCGTCCACAACGAGGACCCGGACAAGCCGGTCACCCTGCCCGCGGGCACCCGGTTCACGGGCCGTGCGAACGGCAGGACGTTCGTCTCCAAGGACCCGGTGCTCATCGAGCGGGCCACCAAGGTCTTCGACAGAAGGACCGGCACGTTCCTGCGCAACGACGCCGGTCTCGGCCGGATCTACGTCGAGGCGGAGAAATCCGGTACGCGGTACGGGACGGGCGCCGAGGACAACTACCGGATCGCGGGCCTGACCGGCTCCGACGCCCGTAACGTCTACGGAATCGCGCAGAAGCTCGCCCTCGACAAGAAGGACTTCCAGGGCATCAGGAAAGCCTTCGAGTTCGACCCGGCGGCGGAGAAGTACATCACCGTCGACCCGATGAACGAGGCCCGCTGGTACCCGACGCTGACCACCCTCCGGGACGGCAGGGTCCTGGCTCTCTCCGGTCTCGACGAGATCGGGCAGATCGTCCCCGGCAAGGACGAGATCTACGACCCGAGGACCGGGAAGTGGCAGTACACCGGCATCGTCCGCAGATTCCCCACCTACCCCGCCGTCTTCCTGATGAACGACGGGAAACTCTTCTACTCCGGTTCGAACGCCGGATACGGCCCCGCCGACGTCGGCCGCGAGCCCGGCATCTGGGACCTGGCGACGAACAGCTTCACAAAGATCCCCGGCCTGGGCGACGCCGACGAGATGGAGACCTCGGCGACGGTACGGCTGCCCCCGGCCCAGGACGAGAAGTTCCTGGTCATCGGCGGCGGCGGGGTCGGTGAGTCCGGCCGGTCGAGCGCGAAGTCACGCCTGGTCGACCTGAAGGACCCCGCCCCGCGGTTCCGGGACGGCGCCCCGCTGGCGGAAGGCACCCGCTATCCGAGCGCCTCGCTGCTTCCCGACGACTCGCTGCTGGTCACCGGCGGCTCCAACGACTACCGGGGGCGCGGCGGGTCGAATGTGCTCCAGGCCCGGCTGTACGACCCGGGGACGGACACGTACAAGCGGGTCGCCGACCCGGCGGTGGGGCGCAACTACCACTCGGGGTCCGTACTCCTGCCCGACGGCCGCGTCATGGTCTTCGGCTCGGACTCGCTCTACGCGGACCGGGCGAACACCCGGCCGGGCGTCTTCGAGCAGCGCATCGAGATCTACTCCCCGCCGTATCTGTACCGCGGTGCGCGCCCTGAGCTGACATCCGGTCCGGCAAGCATCCGGCGCGGCGGTACGGGCACGTTCGCGACGGCGCGGGGGGCGGCGATCACCTCGGCGAGGCTGATGCGGCCGAGTGCGGTCACCCATGTCACGGACACCGACCAGCGGTCGGTGGCGCTGGGCCTGAG
This sequence is a window from Streptomyces sp. NBC_01217. Protein-coding genes within it:
- a CDS encoding galactose oxidase-like domain-containing protein — protein: MKYRPSLRTRRLAITTAAVLALSGANGPWVYRFGTERYHEYRINKPDYKAANGHWDFLDVPSAYRINTIHAALLHTGKVLLVAGSGNNRKNFDAKSFRSVLWDPGAGTFKNIPTPDDMFCSGHTQLPDGKLLIAGGTRRYEKLKGDVTKAGGLMIVHNEDPDKPVTLPAGTRFTGRANGRTFVSKDPVLIERATKVFDRRTGTFLRNDAGLGRIYVEAEKSGTRYGTGAEDNYRIAGLTGSDARNVYGIAQKLALDKKDFQGIRKAFEFDPAAEKYITVDPMNEARWYPTLTTLRDGRVLALSGLDEIGQIVPGKDEIYDPRTGKWQYTGIVRRFPTYPAVFLMNDGKLFYSGSNAGYGPADVGREPGIWDLATNSFTKIPGLGDADEMETSATVRLPPAQDEKFLVIGGGGVGESGRSSAKSRLVDLKDPAPRFRDGAPLAEGTRYPSASLLPDDSLLVTGGSNDYRGRGGSNVLQARLYDPGTDTYKRVADPAVGRNYHSGSVLLPDGRVMVFGSDSLYADRANTRPGVFEQRIEIYSPPYLYRGARPELTSGPASIRRGGTGTFATARGAAITSARLMRPSAVTHVTDTDQRSVALGLRRTAGGITVTVPGNRALVPSGWYMLFVTDDRGTPSEGVWVEVP